Proteins co-encoded in one Opitutus terrae PB90-1 genomic window:
- a CDS encoding YncE family protein gives MKILTQLVSCLAVLATALPASVRAGDSDARETDLQHSDAPGTGYSAAQLSWTKSAVDARLGPSFEQLNPGVPDTRPTVPKRPSKIPPDKFYVRIRPYELGDHPEPDGDYWSDSGNVAYIPDDPADDPGLDRIQTYAYYSKVFAISPRLDHASGRPHPEPQTRDAHYVALNGGPLQQPVAMVRNYAMEQNEAIVIYRDGLFAVAGTQTSRGPKERPYPGFKFPPNKVPRAVAVTTSNEFALVTVWDTDRHVGQLAVVALEGKYLPFHTWPYMALPNQGSFSDFKLLGYVDLPMAAPDSVAAASNGLWTGPSATGGRVLSQIDLSDDRSRALVYEGAWQSVVARSGYAIVASKDDDKVVILDLTPLFSYARESWLSSNSNFQETLAARGSEPTQFPQTFDVRPGIKPEIVWYSTMKSPTAVLAGQRVGHHSTDRFKAYVATEDGTVHIIDTSSLMVRSSRQVRGRLREIGTVRVGRNPTSMAFARHTARNLPLLPPPRKGGRDSSDPLNNLFYVACRGDRTIDAVVTLHGKGVVYERVQDSRIGDPVAVGVARRGNILLVADFAGKKVLSFLMGPVKDRRNNQLYTPIDPNFSYEFAGELHLNGSPFLVNSTNVN, from the coding sequence ATGAAGATTCTTACCCAGCTGGTTTCGTGTCTGGCTGTCCTCGCTACGGCGCTGCCGGCTTCGGTCCGCGCCGGCGACAGTGACGCCCGAGAGACGGACCTGCAGCACAGCGATGCGCCCGGCACCGGCTACTCCGCGGCGCAATTGAGCTGGACGAAATCGGCGGTCGACGCGCGACTCGGCCCGAGCTTCGAGCAGCTCAATCCCGGCGTGCCGGATACGCGGCCGACCGTGCCCAAGCGTCCGTCGAAGATTCCGCCGGACAAGTTCTACGTGCGCATCAGACCGTACGAGCTGGGCGACCATCCAGAACCCGACGGCGACTACTGGAGCGACAGCGGGAACGTCGCGTACATTCCGGACGACCCCGCGGACGATCCCGGGCTCGATCGCATCCAGACCTACGCCTACTACAGCAAGGTTTTCGCGATCAGTCCGCGCCTGGACCACGCCAGCGGCCGGCCGCACCCCGAGCCGCAGACGCGCGACGCCCACTACGTTGCGCTGAACGGCGGCCCGCTCCAGCAACCGGTGGCGATGGTGCGCAACTACGCCATGGAGCAAAACGAGGCCATTGTCATCTACCGGGACGGGCTGTTCGCGGTGGCCGGCACGCAAACGAGCCGCGGTCCCAAGGAGCGCCCGTATCCAGGCTTCAAATTTCCGCCGAACAAGGTGCCCCGCGCCGTGGCGGTGACGACGAGCAACGAGTTCGCTCTCGTGACGGTCTGGGACACCGACCGACACGTTGGGCAGCTCGCGGTCGTGGCGCTCGAAGGGAAATACCTTCCGTTTCACACGTGGCCGTACATGGCACTGCCGAATCAGGGCAGCTTCTCGGATTTCAAGCTGTTGGGCTACGTCGACCTGCCGATGGCGGCTCCGGACTCCGTCGCGGCGGCGAGCAATGGATTGTGGACCGGCCCGTCCGCGACCGGCGGCCGCGTGCTCAGCCAGATCGATCTTTCCGACGACCGTTCCCGCGCCTTGGTTTACGAAGGCGCGTGGCAGTCGGTCGTGGCGAGGAGCGGCTACGCCATCGTCGCTTCGAAGGACGACGACAAAGTCGTGATCCTCGACCTGACGCCGCTGTTTTCGTATGCCCGCGAGAGCTGGTTGAGCTCGAACTCGAATTTCCAGGAGACGCTCGCGGCGCGGGGGTCGGAGCCGACGCAGTTTCCGCAGACTTTCGATGTGCGGCCCGGGATCAAGCCAGAGATCGTCTGGTACTCGACGATGAAGAGCCCGACCGCGGTGCTCGCCGGCCAAAGGGTCGGTCACCACTCCACCGACCGGTTCAAGGCCTACGTCGCGACGGAGGACGGCACGGTGCACATCATCGACACCTCGTCGTTGATGGTACGGTCGTCGAGGCAGGTGCGCGGTCGGTTGCGGGAGATCGGAACGGTGAGGGTCGGCCGCAATCCGACCAGCATGGCGTTCGCGCGGCACACCGCCCGCAATCTGCCGCTCCTGCCGCCGCCTCGCAAAGGCGGCCGCGATTCGAGCGATCCGTTGAACAATCTGTTCTACGTTGCGTGCCGCGGTGACCGCACGATCGATGCGGTGGTGACGCTGCACGGCAAGGGCGTCGTTTATGAACGGGTGCAAGACTCGCGGATAGGCGACCCGGTCGCCGTCGGCGTGGCCCGGCGTGGAAACATTCTGCTGGTCGCCGATTTTGCCGGGAAGAAAGTCCTGAGCTTCCTGATGGGACCGGTGAAGGACCGGCGGAACAACCAGCTCTACACCCCGATTGATCCCAACTTCAGCTACGAGTTCGCCGGCGAGCTGCACCTCAACGGATCGCCCTTCCTCGTCAATTCAACGAACGTGAATTGA
- a CDS encoding TonB-dependent receptor plug domain-containing protein — protein MIQPHHPADLTPATSKRTLEPVWRYLGYKPCIPMKTPLRTTLGLLAVMATGPGLLAQTTAAPTPAPAEEADEVIQLSPFEVRAETDRGYAATQTLAGTRIRTNLSDVGSAISVVTRDFLTDVGATDSSTLLQYTTNAEVAGTRGTYAGLGNSSQLDETANLRSSGGAPNRVRGLAAADNTRDFFVTDIPWDSYNVERIEIQRGPNSILFGLGSPAGIVNASLRNAEFRNLGSVEARVASYGSFRASVDINQELIDDVLAIRLDGVWNDQKFQQDPAYQEDERFFGAIRFDPKLFNRRDFRTSIRAKFENGDIKANRPRIIPPNDAISPWFRARDPNSMFGGMAKLAVDNGYDSWRTDNIVVGSARGLIPTTSPNYQPWLAVPPNQQQPFWLLDGTTNQLYRVEGGWINVGARNNTGGFTGASNGLLGKRTGDQFYGLNNLPAMVSAAHSANAALFPDAIYGQYKNMSMLDPSIFNFYDTLLDGPTKWETENWNAYNIDFSQTMFDDRLGVQLSYDRQKYRRAGEALLGGSPTITMDIMKNFLDYYVSGANGTTTTNPNFGRPYVQGAGGGGTGSSYESERKYARASLFAELRASDVLDNKFLVKLLGRHRFNGVYADERYETENRGWQMYANSREWAGYWNGTDGSNSPITDRPPQAFIYLGSSVAGRDSATGAQVPGITADVKLNNAGVHVFDPTWLNFGIPFTNAAAGTTIPNWNVPANLWRVFNGQPIPASDLPQPNTVPQLTEASNPANYVGWTYFQDDLMRYNNGADDALLTNAQKSLRVTKSYAASWQGFFWNDAIVPTFGWRYDEVKGKGVSAPRVSGNRNILNVQPNTYMLPNAYPTNQIFKDHSTAGGVVVHLNRLLERDFLPINVSLSYNKSSNFQVTDVRRNVWGQPIANPTGSTKDYGVLLSTKDNRFTFRAVKYETSVAGATTDMGNPGSVGAIVQQGMRWRNVFLYKLSAYDWANRNNWATRNTWSGQTVNPQNPAVTIGADASLTPEQGRALEDAAITKWNEAQTWMTERGFFDAWGFQPQSVGVLTDRTTYENAAGGPTALDPASQYAPNPASIFAYTATAPQGFAVTSDTLSKGYEFEFTANPLPNWRISFNASKTTATRSNVGGPELDEYVNYIDELMAAPIGSFNGTNYILGNMPQFGNPGLSLLTNVWNNWRGNYAQLKLNENSDSAEVRKWRYNFVTNYTFREGKLRGLGVGGSYRWQDKVIIGYPVVATDPTRPNFDFSKPYYGPSEDAIDLWVSYERKLTNKINWRIQLNVYNVGNNEELIPISVQPDGKTWASVRIAPVQEWTVTNTFSF, from the coding sequence ATGATTCAGCCCCACCACCCCGCCGATCTGACTCCGGCTACCTCCAAGCGCACGCTCGAGCCGGTTTGGCGTTACCTGGGGTACAAGCCCTGTATACCTATGAAAACCCCGTTAAGGACTACGTTAGGTCTGCTCGCGGTCATGGCCACCGGCCCGGGACTGCTCGCCCAAACAACGGCTGCTCCCACTCCCGCCCCAGCGGAGGAGGCAGATGAAGTCATCCAACTCTCGCCCTTCGAAGTGCGCGCGGAAACCGATCGCGGTTATGCCGCGACGCAGACACTCGCCGGCACCCGCATCCGCACGAACCTGAGTGACGTCGGATCGGCAATCTCGGTCGTCACAAGAGATTTCTTGACTGACGTCGGTGCGACGGACAGCAGCACGCTGCTCCAGTACACGACCAACGCTGAAGTCGCCGGCACGCGCGGCACGTATGCCGGATTGGGCAACAGTTCCCAGCTCGACGAAACGGCCAATCTCCGTTCCTCCGGAGGCGCGCCCAATCGCGTGCGCGGGTTGGCGGCCGCTGACAACACCCGGGACTTCTTCGTCACCGACATTCCGTGGGATTCCTACAACGTCGAGCGCATCGAGATTCAGCGTGGCCCGAACTCGATTCTCTTCGGGTTGGGCAGCCCGGCAGGCATCGTCAATGCCTCGCTGCGGAACGCCGAGTTCCGCAACCTGGGTAGTGTCGAGGCGCGCGTGGCCTCGTATGGCTCGTTCCGCGCGTCGGTCGACATCAATCAGGAACTGATCGACGACGTGCTGGCGATCCGCCTGGACGGCGTGTGGAACGATCAGAAGTTCCAGCAGGACCCGGCGTATCAGGAAGACGAACGCTTCTTTGGTGCGATCCGCTTCGACCCGAAGCTTTTCAATCGCCGCGATTTTCGCACCAGCATCCGTGCGAAGTTCGAAAACGGCGACATCAAGGCGAACCGGCCGCGCATCATTCCGCCCAACGATGCCATCTCGCCATGGTTCCGCGCCCGTGATCCGAACAGCATGTTCGGCGGCATGGCCAAGCTCGCGGTCGACAACGGCTACGACTCCTGGCGCACCGACAACATCGTCGTCGGCAGTGCCCGCGGCCTGATTCCGACCACCTCGCCGAATTACCAGCCCTGGCTGGCCGTTCCGCCGAATCAGCAGCAGCCGTTCTGGCTGCTCGATGGCACCACGAACCAGCTCTACCGCGTGGAGGGCGGCTGGATCAACGTCGGCGCTCGCAACAACACGGGTGGGTTCACCGGGGCGTCCAACGGACTGCTGGGCAAGCGCACCGGCGATCAGTTCTACGGGTTGAACAACCTGCCGGCGATGGTGAGTGCCGCGCACAGCGCGAACGCCGCCCTGTTCCCGGATGCGATCTACGGCCAGTACAAGAACATGTCGATGCTCGATCCGTCGATCTTCAACTTCTACGACACGTTGCTCGACGGACCGACGAAGTGGGAGACCGAAAACTGGAACGCTTACAACATCGATTTCAGTCAAACGATGTTCGATGATCGCCTCGGCGTCCAACTCTCGTACGACCGTCAGAAATACAGGAGGGCGGGCGAGGCGCTGCTCGGCGGCAGCCCGACCATCACCATGGACATCATGAAGAACTTCCTGGACTACTATGTGTCCGGGGCGAACGGCACGACGACGACCAACCCCAACTTTGGACGGCCGTATGTCCAGGGCGCGGGTGGGGGTGGCACCGGCAGCTCCTACGAGAGCGAGCGCAAATACGCGCGCGCCTCGTTGTTCGCCGAGCTGCGCGCCAGCGACGTCCTCGACAACAAGTTCCTGGTGAAACTGCTGGGTCGGCACCGCTTCAATGGCGTCTATGCCGATGAGCGGTACGAGACGGAAAACCGCGGTTGGCAGATGTACGCCAACAGCCGCGAGTGGGCGGGGTATTGGAATGGCACCGACGGCTCGAACTCGCCGATCACCGATCGTCCGCCGCAGGCCTTCATCTACCTCGGCTCGTCCGTCGCGGGCCGCGATAGCGCGACCGGCGCGCAGGTCCCGGGCATCACGGCCGACGTCAAGCTGAACAACGCCGGCGTCCACGTGTTCGATCCGACCTGGCTGAACTTCGGCATTCCTTTCACCAATGCGGCCGCCGGCACGACCATTCCGAACTGGAATGTCCCGGCGAACCTCTGGCGGGTTTTCAATGGCCAACCGATCCCCGCGTCGGATCTCCCGCAGCCGAACACCGTGCCGCAGCTCACGGAAGCCTCCAACCCGGCGAACTACGTTGGCTGGACGTATTTCCAGGATGACCTGATGCGCTACAACAACGGGGCCGACGACGCCCTGCTGACGAATGCGCAAAAATCGCTGCGCGTGACCAAATCGTATGCGGCTTCCTGGCAGGGCTTCTTCTGGAACGACGCAATCGTGCCTACCTTTGGTTGGCGCTACGACGAGGTTAAGGGCAAAGGCGTGTCGGCGCCGCGCGTTTCCGGCAACCGCAACATTCTGAATGTCCAGCCCAACACCTACATGCTGCCGAACGCGTATCCGACGAATCAGATCTTCAAGGATCACTCCACGGCGGGTGGCGTAGTGGTGCACCTCAACCGACTGCTCGAGCGCGATTTCCTGCCGATCAACGTCAGCCTCTCCTACAACAAATCGAGCAACTTCCAGGTGACCGACGTGCGTCGGAACGTCTGGGGCCAGCCGATCGCGAACCCGACCGGTTCGACGAAGGATTACGGCGTGCTGCTGTCTACGAAGGATAATCGGTTCACCTTCCGCGCGGTGAAATACGAGACCAGCGTGGCGGGGGCGACGACCGACATGGGCAACCCGGGCTCCGTCGGCGCGATTGTCCAGCAAGGCATGCGGTGGCGCAATGTGTTCCTATATAAGCTCAGCGCCTACGACTGGGCCAACCGGAACAATTGGGCGACGCGCAACACCTGGTCGGGCCAGACGGTGAATCCACAGAATCCCGCCGTGACGATCGGCGCCGATGCGTCGTTGACTCCGGAACAGGGCCGCGCGCTCGAAGACGCCGCCATCACGAAGTGGAACGAGGCGCAGACTTGGATGACCGAGCGCGGCTTCTTTGACGCGTGGGGCTTCCAGCCGCAGTCGGTCGGTGTACTGACCGACCGCACCACCTATGAGAACGCCGCGGGCGGACCGACCGCGTTGGATCCGGCCTCGCAATACGCGCCGAATCCGGCCAGCATCTTCGCGTATACCGCGACCGCGCCCCAAGGCTTCGCCGTGACGTCGGACACACTGTCGAAAGGCTATGAGTTCGAATTCACCGCCAATCCGCTGCCGAACTGGCGCATCTCCTTCAACGCGTCAAAAACGACGGCGACGCGCAGCAACGTCGGCGGTCCGGAGCTGGACGAGTACGTCAACTACATCGATGAGTTGATGGCGGCACCGATCGGCTCATTCAACGGCACCAACTACATCCTCGGCAACATGCCGCAGTTCGGCAACCCCGGCCTGTCGCTGCTGACGAACGTCTGGAACAACTGGCGCGGCAACTATGCCCAGCTGAAGCTGAACGAAAACTCCGATTCCGCCGAAGTGCGCAAGTGGCGCTACAACTTCGTCACGAACTACACGTTCCGGGAAGGCAAGCTGAGGGGCTTGGGCGTTGGCGGCAGCTATCGCTGGCAGGACAAGGTGATCATTGGCTATCCCGTGGTCGCCACGGATCCGACCCGGCCCAACTTCGACTTCAGCAAGCCGTACTACGGCCCGTCGGAAGATGCGATCGATCTCTGGGTTAGCTACGAGCGTAAGCTCACCAACAAGATCAACTGGAGAATCCAGCTGAACGTCTACAACGTTGGCAACAACGAGGAGCTGATCCCGATCTCGGTCCAGCCCGATGGCAAGACCTGGGCCTCGGTTCGCATCGCGCCGGTCCAGGAGTGGACGGTGACGAACACGTTCTCGTTCTAG
- the galB gene encoding beta-galactosidase GalB: protein MTSSLKTGFTFAFVGLLGFFTAQSLPAEQPFAAHGERSSAQLRERLPLNDDWRFQKDDPPGNTVSLDYDVRPVVTTNQDGRAADAEPTEAEKLAAASRVVLKPWILPTGNAFIKDPAPRYTRPAGDPGSDVAYVRADFDDQAWRRVNLPHDWAIEGPFLTTGDFGGMGRLPSWGIGWYRKAFDLPAEDAGKSIVLEVDGAMSYATVWLNGHLVGGWPYGYSSWQVNLTPYLAFGGRNQLAIRLDNPPASSRWYPGGGIYRNVWLTKTQPVHVGQWGTAVTTRDVTSRSATIELAVTVDNDGREPAPISVSSEIFALDLQGRKTAEVVARTEAIETQVAAGAAATVRSSVALANPKLWGPPPTQQPHRYVAVTTVTRAGQPVDVYETPFGIRTLRFDPAAGIFVNGERIKLQGVNQHHDLGALGAAYNERAAERQLEMLREMGCNAVRMSHNPPAPELLELTDRMGFLVIDESFDVWERKKTPLDHHLIFPDWHEQDLRALIRRDRNHPSVIVWSVGNEVGEQYTGEAGAAVAKRLVAIVHEEDPTRPATSAMNYASPDMPLPAALDVISLNYQGEGIRDTPEFEGTERIRKTPQYPAFHAQFPQKVILTSESASAFSSRGVYLFPVTPKISDVVRDGRGGDSTIHQVSGYELHAVDFGSSADKVFGSLDRHPYVAGEFVWTGWDHLGEPTPYYTSRSAYCGIIDLAGFKKDRFYLYQSRWRPDLPMAHLLPHWTWPERVGQVTPVHVFTSGDEAELFLNGQSLGRKRKGAYEYRLRWDDVVYAPGTLEVVAYKDGKKWATDRVVTAQPAAALTAEPDRAEIRADGRDLSFVTVRVVDAAGVLAPRADHRIRFQIAGPGEIVATDNGDPTSFESFQAPERKAFSGQCLVIVRGQRGQAGKITITASGEGLEEAVTVITAR, encoded by the coding sequence ATGACTTCTTCCCTCAAAACCGGATTCACATTCGCTTTCGTCGGGCTGCTTGGATTCTTCACGGCGCAGTCGCTCCCGGCGGAGCAGCCGTTTGCCGCCCATGGCGAGCGGTCGTCCGCCCAACTGCGTGAACGGCTGCCCCTGAACGACGACTGGCGATTTCAAAAAGACGATCCGCCGGGCAACACCGTCAGTCTCGACTACGATGTTCGTCCCGTGGTGACGACGAACCAGGACGGCCGGGCGGCGGATGCCGAGCCGACGGAAGCCGAGAAGCTCGCCGCCGCCTCGCGCGTGGTGCTGAAGCCGTGGATCCTGCCGACCGGGAATGCGTTCATCAAGGATCCGGCGCCTCGATACACCCGGCCGGCGGGCGACCCGGGCAGCGACGTGGCGTATGTGCGGGCGGATTTCGACGATCAAGCCTGGCGGCGCGTGAACCTGCCGCATGACTGGGCGATCGAAGGGCCGTTTCTCACCACCGGCGATTTCGGCGGCATGGGCAGGCTGCCCAGCTGGGGCATCGGCTGGTATCGGAAGGCGTTCGATCTTCCCGCGGAGGACGCCGGCAAATCGATCGTCCTCGAGGTGGATGGCGCCATGTCGTACGCGACGGTCTGGTTGAATGGTCACCTCGTGGGCGGCTGGCCGTATGGCTACTCGTCGTGGCAGGTGAACCTGACGCCTTACCTCGCTTTTGGCGGCAGAAACCAACTCGCGATCCGGCTCGACAATCCGCCCGCCTCGTCGCGCTGGTATCCGGGCGGCGGGATTTATCGCAACGTGTGGCTGACGAAGACGCAGCCGGTGCACGTCGGCCAGTGGGGCACCGCGGTAACGACGCGTGACGTGACGTCGCGTTCGGCGACGATCGAGCTCGCGGTCACCGTCGACAACGACGGCCGGGAGCCTGCGCCGATCAGCGTGAGCTCGGAGATCTTCGCGCTGGATTTGCAGGGCCGGAAAACGGCGGAGGTGGTCGCGCGGACGGAGGCCATTGAAACCCAAGTGGCGGCGGGCGCGGCCGCGACCGTGCGGAGTTCGGTCGCGCTCGCGAATCCGAAGTTGTGGGGGCCGCCGCCGACCCAGCAGCCGCATCGCTACGTGGCGGTGACGACCGTGACCCGCGCCGGCCAGCCGGTGGATGTCTACGAGACGCCGTTCGGCATTCGGACGCTGCGGTTCGATCCGGCGGCGGGAATTTTTGTCAATGGCGAGCGGATCAAGCTCCAAGGCGTGAACCAGCACCACGACCTTGGCGCGTTGGGCGCGGCCTACAACGAACGCGCGGCGGAACGGCAGCTGGAGATGCTGCGTGAGATGGGCTGCAACGCCGTCCGGATGAGCCACAATCCACCGGCGCCCGAGTTGCTGGAGCTGACCGATCGGATGGGTTTTCTCGTGATCGACGAGTCGTTCGATGTCTGGGAGCGCAAGAAGACGCCGCTCGATCACCATCTGATTTTCCCGGACTGGCACGAGCAGGATTTGCGCGCGCTGATCCGGCGCGATCGCAATCATCCGTCGGTGATCGTGTGGAGCGTCGGCAACGAAGTCGGCGAGCAATACACGGGCGAGGCCGGAGCGGCGGTGGCGAAGCGGCTCGTCGCCATCGTACACGAGGAGGATCCCACGCGGCCGGCGACCAGCGCGATGAACTACGCCAGCCCCGACATGCCCCTGCCGGCGGCGCTGGATGTGATCAGCTTGAACTATCAGGGGGAGGGAATTCGCGACACGCCGGAGTTCGAAGGCACGGAGCGAATTCGGAAGACGCCGCAGTATCCGGCGTTTCACGCGCAGTTCCCGCAGAAGGTGATCCTGACGAGCGAGAGCGCGTCGGCGTTCAGCAGTCGCGGCGTTTACCTTTTCCCGGTGACGCCGAAGATCAGCGACGTGGTGCGCGACGGACGTGGCGGCGACTCCACGATTCACCAGGTGAGCGGGTACGAGCTGCACGCGGTGGATTTCGGCTCCTCGGCGGACAAGGTCTTCGGTTCGCTGGATCGTCATCCTTACGTGGCGGGCGAGTTCGTGTGGACCGGGTGGGATCATCTGGGGGAACCCACGCCCTATTACACCTCGCGGAGCGCGTATTGCGGGATCATCGACCTGGCGGGGTTCAAGAAAGACCGGTTCTATCTGTACCAGTCGCGCTGGCGGCCCGACCTGCCGATGGCGCACCTGCTGCCGCATTGGACCTGGCCGGAACGCGTGGGTCAGGTGACGCCGGTGCACGTGTTCACCTCGGGCGACGAGGCCGAGCTTTTCCTGAACGGGCAATCGCTCGGTCGGAAGCGCAAGGGCGCGTATGAATACCGGTTGCGCTGGGACGACGTGGTCTACGCGCCGGGCACGCTCGAAGTCGTTGCCTACAAGGACGGGAAGAAGTGGGCGACGGACCGCGTGGTGACGGCGCAGCCGGCGGCCGCGTTGACGGCGGAGCCGGACCGCGCGGAGATCCGGGCGGATGGCCGGGATCTGTCGTTCGTCACGGTGCGGGTGGTGGACGCGGCGGGCGTGTTGGCGCCGCGGGCGGACCATCGGATTCGGTTCCAGATCGCAGGGCCGGGCGAGATTGTCGCGACCGACAACGGGGATCCGACGAGCTTCGAGTCGTTCCAGGCGCCGGAGCGAAAAGCGTTCAGCGGACAGTGCCTGGTGATCGTCCGCGGGCAGCGCGGCCAGGCGGGGAAGATCACAATTACGGCCTCCGGCGAAGGGCTGGAGGAAGCGGTCACGGTGATCACCGCGAGGTGA
- a CDS encoding HNH endonuclease signature motif containing protein has translation MITSAEMASSAVRYFERAAGDARDAVAVQARTKIGLAPDRVRALLEASRPLTPEEARRAMVRQVRPKSCGRTGLPRYAVELMYADYKRLRSLSKTGRLHARTRQSMYQIFQAHGLPLYERRFQRKIRFAGREFTPGKDGYYRATSGDRRQLHYVIWERANGPVPAGHQVTFKNADKRDFRIENLACMPIRDVTLFHHARHTAAKDRAKP, from the coding sequence GTGATCACCTCGGCAGAGATGGCCAGCAGTGCCGTGCGGTACTTCGAGCGTGCAGCGGGCGATGCGCGCGACGCTGTTGCCGTGCAAGCCCGCACAAAGATAGGGCTCGCGCCAGATCGCGTGCGTGCGCTGCTCGAGGCCAGCAGGCCGCTGACGCCAGAGGAAGCTCGTCGCGCGATGGTTCGCCAGGTCCGGCCGAAGTCGTGCGGCCGCACCGGGCTGCCAAGGTATGCGGTCGAGCTCATGTATGCCGACTACAAGCGGCTGCGGTCGCTCTCGAAAACCGGCCGCCTCCACGCTCGCACGCGCCAGTCGATGTATCAGATCTTCCAGGCGCACGGGCTGCCGCTCTACGAGCGCCGCTTTCAAAGAAAGATCCGCTTCGCCGGTCGCGAGTTCACACCCGGTAAAGATGGCTACTATCGCGCCACCTCGGGCGATCGTCGGCAGCTCCATTACGTGATATGGGAGCGTGCAAACGGTCCGGTGCCCGCGGGCCATCAGGTCACCTTCAAGAACGCGGATAAACGTGACTTCCGGATCGAGAACCTCGCCTGCATGCCGATCCGCGACGTCACGCTATTCCACCACGCGCGGCACACAGCCGCGAAGGATCGCGCCAAGCCATGA
- a CDS encoding host-nuclease inhibitor Gam family protein — MTSNRIKLTSPVISTRAEAERVLGDIAASTAALNAAKAKLDQRLTSIRQEHEGTIDQLAKRIEALSGLLQQWAEASPEEFGGKKSIDFIHGTLGFRTGMPKLKTLAGWTWDKVLGALDAANHFVRIKREVDKEGVLMAYGRGELDDAELRGAGMRVVQDESFFVEPKLEEQSGKIVTSAN; from the coding sequence ATGACCTCCAATCGCATCAAACTCACCAGCCCGGTAATCTCGACGCGCGCCGAGGCGGAGCGCGTCCTCGGCGACATCGCCGCCAGCACGGCCGCGCTCAACGCCGCCAAGGCCAAGCTCGATCAGCGCCTCACCTCAATCCGCCAGGAGCACGAGGGCACGATCGACCAGCTCGCGAAGCGCATCGAGGCGCTGAGCGGGCTGCTGCAGCAGTGGGCCGAAGCCTCGCCCGAGGAGTTCGGCGGCAAGAAGTCGATCGACTTCATCCACGGGACGCTCGGGTTCCGCACGGGCATGCCGAAGCTCAAGACGCTCGCCGGCTGGACCTGGGACAAGGTGCTCGGCGCGCTCGATGCGGCAAACCACTTCGTGCGCATCAAGCGCGAGGTCGACAAGGAAGGCGTGCTGATGGCCTACGGCCGCGGCGAACTCGACGATGCCGAGCTGCGCGGCGCCGGCATGCGCGTTGTCCAGGACGAGTCGTTCTTCGTCGAGCCCAAGCTCGAGGAGCAGTCCGGCAAGATCGTCACCTCGGCGAACTAA
- a CDS encoding ATP-binding protein, whose protein sequence is MSNIQTAERTNGNLAVTVAGSTGAIVPTNKHLADRAIIRGDVNAAIERFAHYPDAVREGALWLRLFTQQKLNGEHALLWKLACALGLRDASGNNPSDQYWYQVVTGRYFKPGGDAKRLKVYIDAIRAHALRQERAGMIGFVETDNWTLFRDYVDSRRTFSSSCRVGAVEGLSGAQKTSCRKQYTALNNHRETVGFEAPARATRARVVQKLAELYQVAESKNVGGKEVEIERFLKSAVTIEVGEAKPRCIIIDNVQRLFRPNVQPDQQPVFNYLHELQDDIGFCLILMWVPSFTRVITSNDPYWAQWVGRIGGPDEILRLDQKLPRKDLLKFAREFRVVNDPEAYPLLKKWNATPWGCRVPVQKLEKARKLANAESSDEISVDHLRRVDSEPVIPPAGEEDEQ, encoded by the coding sequence ATGTCCAACATCCAAACCGCTGAGCGCACGAACGGCAATCTCGCCGTGACGGTCGCCGGCTCGACCGGCGCGATCGTGCCGACGAATAAACACCTCGCCGATCGCGCGATCATCCGCGGCGACGTCAATGCCGCCATCGAGCGCTTCGCTCATTATCCGGACGCCGTGCGCGAAGGCGCGTTGTGGCTCCGGCTCTTCACGCAACAGAAGCTCAACGGCGAACACGCGCTGCTGTGGAAGCTCGCCTGCGCGCTCGGGCTGCGAGACGCATCGGGCAACAACCCGAGCGACCAGTATTGGTACCAGGTCGTGACCGGACGCTATTTCAAGCCGGGCGGCGACGCCAAACGCCTCAAGGTCTACATCGACGCCATCCGGGCCCACGCCTTGCGCCAGGAGAGGGCCGGGATGATCGGGTTCGTGGAGACGGATAACTGGACGCTGTTCCGCGACTACGTGGATTCGCGCCGCACGTTTTCCTCGAGCTGCCGCGTCGGCGCGGTCGAGGGCCTGAGCGGGGCGCAGAAGACATCATGCCGGAAGCAATACACGGCGCTCAACAATCACCGCGAGACGGTGGGTTTCGAGGCGCCGGCGCGCGCCACCCGCGCGCGTGTGGTGCAGAAGCTCGCCGAGCTCTACCAAGTGGCCGAGTCGAAGAACGTCGGAGGCAAGGAGGTGGAGATTGAGCGCTTCCTCAAGAGTGCGGTCACGATCGAGGTGGGCGAGGCCAAGCCGCGCTGCATCATCATCGACAACGTGCAGCGGCTGTTCCGGCCGAATGTGCAGCCCGATCAGCAGCCGGTGTTCAACTACCTCCACGAGTTGCAGGACGACATCGGGTTCTGCCTCATCCTGATGTGGGTGCCGTCGTTCACTCGTGTCATCACCAGCAACGATCCGTACTGGGCGCAGTGGGTCGGCCGCATCGGCGGGCCTGACGAGATCCTCCGCCTCGACCAGAAACTCCCCCGGAAGGATCTGCTGAAATTCGCCCGCGAGTTCCGGGTCGTCAACGATCCCGAGGCATATCCGCTGCTCAAGAAGTGGAACGCCACGCCCTGGGGCTGCCGCGTGCCCGTGCAGAAGCTCGAGAAGGCGCGCAAGCTGGCGAACGCCGAGAGCTCCGACGAGATCAGCGTCGATCACCTGCGGCGGGTCGACAGCGAGCCGGTGATCCCGCCGGCCGGCGAGGAGGACGAGCAATGA